One genomic segment of Nocardia spumae includes these proteins:
- a CDS encoding DUF1707 SHOCT-like domain-containing protein codes for MTDFDPAVFGPPTVRVGTAEREQAAAALGDHFAAGRLDLDEYDDRVSRAYTAKTTGDLIALFADLPRPQPVPPAPPPRPSRGRRPLMPALLLATLVLAIVVAATTHMVPFFIFPALIFLVIHGRGRFGPPGYGRRGRYGT; via the coding sequence ATGACCGATTTCGATCCCGCGGTGTTCGGGCCCCCGACCGTGCGCGTCGGCACGGCCGAACGGGAGCAGGCCGCGGCCGCACTCGGTGATCACTTCGCCGCCGGACGCCTCGATCTCGACGAATACGACGACCGGGTGAGCCGGGCCTACACGGCGAAGACCACGGGCGATCTGATCGCGCTCTTCGCCGACCTGCCGCGGCCGCAACCCGTGCCACCGGCCCCGCCGCCACGACCGAGCCGGGGGCGGCGCCCGCTGATGCCCGCTCTGCTGCTCGCCACACTGGTCCTCGCGATCGTGGTCGCCGCGACCACTCACATGGTGCCGTTCTTCATCTTCCCGGCGCTGATCTTCCTGGTCATCCACGGTCGCGGCCGATTCGGTCCGCCCGGCTACGGCCGGCGGGGGCGTTACGGGACCTGA
- a CDS encoding alpha/beta-hydrolase N-terminal domain-containing protein, which translates to MTTVTAVSPATADRPDQPSKNPDPRRHRPILTRPRIDTVAAVTAAVVVSLLPAVLPRTSVSQAIMTGVPVAFAIGIVALVRMVLGRWRIDVDARFGRHRVPVLLICGFVATATAVRAAAWQNGMHAAMGMAPAGAGYWLRCLLGSALIVVLLVGTGRGLRWGVRTLVRL; encoded by the coding sequence ATGACCACTGTTACCGCTGTGTCTCCCGCCACCGCGGATCGTCCGGATCAGCCGTCGAAGAATCCGGACCCGCGTCGCCACCGGCCCATCCTGACCCGGCCCCGCATCGATACGGTCGCGGCCGTCACCGCCGCGGTCGTGGTGTCGTTGCTGCCGGCCGTCCTGCCGCGCACCTCGGTATCGCAGGCCATCATGACCGGGGTGCCGGTCGCATTCGCCATCGGAATCGTGGCGCTGGTGCGAATGGTGCTGGGGCGCTGGCGAATCGACGTCGACGCGCGGTTCGGCCGGCATCGGGTGCCGGTGCTGCTGATCTGCGGATTCGTGGCGACGGCGACCGCGGTGCGCGCCGCGGCGTGGCAGAACGGTATGCACGCGGCGATGGGGATGGCGCCGGCCGGTGCGGGGTACTGGCTGCGCTGCCTGCTCGGCTCGGCGTTGATCGTCGTCCTCCTGGTCGGGACCGGGCGGGGGCTGCGCTGGGGGGTGCGCACACTCGTCCGGCTGTAG
- a CDS encoding TIGR03621 family F420-dependent LLM class oxidoreductase produces MRDFRFGVNFLSPGSADEWTAKCRRAESLGYDVLQVPDHLELPAPFPSLIAAAAATGRPRVGTFVLNAAFWNPVLLARDVVSTTQLTGDRLELGLGTGYVRAEFEEAGIDFGTPRTRVDHLERTLTELQRLLPEPRPALLLGGNGNRMLRLAARHADVIAFTGGEAVPGSTDGSMRLSSADSVHERVTAARRFTAEYGRDPEFNILIQQVVVTSDRKSAAADIATKMNHLSAEEVLEIPTLLIGTAAEMADQLAERRERFGFTYVTVLEPALEDFATVIDRVRG; encoded by the coding sequence GTGCGCGATTTCCGCTTCGGAGTCAATTTCCTCAGCCCCGGTTCCGCCGACGAGTGGACGGCCAAATGCCGGCGGGCCGAATCACTGGGCTACGACGTCCTCCAGGTTCCCGATCACCTCGAACTCCCGGCACCGTTCCCGTCGCTGATCGCGGCGGCCGCGGCGACCGGCCGTCCCAGGGTGGGCACCTTCGTACTCAACGCGGCCTTCTGGAATCCGGTCCTGCTGGCCCGCGATGTCGTCAGCACCACACAGCTCACCGGTGACCGCCTCGAACTCGGTCTCGGAACCGGTTATGTGCGAGCCGAATTCGAGGAGGCCGGTATCGATTTCGGTACTCCCCGGACTCGGGTCGACCACCTGGAACGGACCCTCACCGAACTCCAACGGCTGCTGCCCGAGCCTCGCCCCGCGCTGCTGCTGGGCGGCAACGGCAACCGCATGCTGCGCCTGGCGGCCCGCCACGCCGACGTCATCGCCTTCACCGGCGGCGAAGCCGTACCTGGCAGCACCGACGGTTCGATGCGGCTGTCCAGTGCCGACTCGGTACACGAACGGGTTACGGCGGCACGGCGTTTCACCGCCGAATACGGCCGCGACCCCGAATTCAACATCCTGATCCAGCAGGTGGTCGTGACTTCGGATCGCAAGTCCGCGGCAGCCGATATCGCCACGAAGATGAACCATCTCAGCGCCGAGGAGGTGCTGGAGATCCCGACCCTGCTGATCGGCACCGCCGCCGAAATGGCCGATCAGCTGGCCGAACGCCGGGAACGGTTCGGATTCACCTATGTGACGGTCCTGGAACCGGCGCTCGAGGACTTCGCGACGGTGATCGACCGGGTGCGCGGCTGA
- a CDS encoding helix-turn-helix domain-containing protein: MTTGRDRLRELLDAVLDENNTTLGAMAQGAFASPYHFSRQFARGTGESPVAMRRRVLLERAAWQLSGGKAVTEVAFAAGYDSVEGFSRAYSRAFGHPPSATPASPRARWLPAVNGIHFHPPMSLWVEGEPKGRHDMDPTSLLLHHDVADTRELLDMAAELDDARYRRTRGGGTVLQWDGPEETIAGVLGNLIWTKQVWLASVEGADQPDRGPDDIAHLRRRHDEITPRWLDTVREIDRRGGWGDTLIDALCEPPESFVLGSVVAHVLTYSAYRRLLVRQWIRSENPSSAPQHDHGDPIMWLRRRG, translated from the coding sequence GTGACCACCGGACGCGACCGACTACGCGAACTGCTCGACGCCGTTCTCGATGAGAACAACACCACGCTGGGCGCGATGGCACAGGGTGCGTTCGCCTCGCCCTATCACTTCTCCCGCCAGTTCGCCCGGGGCACCGGTGAGTCGCCGGTCGCGATGCGGCGACGGGTGCTGCTCGAGCGGGCCGCCTGGCAGTTGAGCGGCGGAAAGGCGGTCACGGAGGTGGCGTTCGCGGCCGGATACGACTCGGTCGAAGGGTTCAGCCGGGCCTACAGCCGGGCCTTCGGACATCCGCCGAGCGCGACCCCCGCATCGCCACGAGCACGCTGGTTGCCCGCGGTGAACGGGATTCATTTCCATCCACCCATGTCGCTGTGGGTGGAGGGGGAACCGAAAGGCAGACACGATATGGATCCGACTTCCCTGCTGCTGCACCACGACGTCGCCGATACTCGCGAATTACTGGATATGGCAGCCGAACTCGACGACGCGCGATACCGCCGGACCCGAGGCGGCGGCACGGTGCTGCAGTGGGACGGCCCCGAGGAAACGATCGCGGGCGTACTCGGCAATCTGATCTGGACCAAACAGGTCTGGCTGGCGTCGGTCGAAGGCGCCGATCAGCCCGACCGTGGCCCCGACGACATCGCGCACCTGCGCCGGCGCCACGACGAGATCACCCCGCGCTGGCTGGACACGGTCCGCGAGATCGACCGGCGCGGCGGCTGGGGCGACACCCTCATCGACGCGTTGTGCGAACCGCCGGAGAGTTTCGTGCTCGGATCCGTCGTCGCCCACGTTCTCACCTACTCCGCCTATCGACGGCTGCTGGTCCGGCAGTGGATTCGCAGCGAAAACCCCAGCAGTGCACCGCAACACGACCACGGCGACCCGATTATGTGGTTGCGCCGGAGAGGATGA
- a CDS encoding SGNH/GDSL hydrolase family protein — MTIFPAPGPDRPAAAQTRYARFVALGDSQTEGLWDGDDDSGLRGWADRFAERLAQDNPGILYANLAVRGRRLAEIRDEQLDAALAMRPDVVGFCAGMNDVTAPGGDFATALDVMEELYAKLTACGATVVTTTFPDARRIVPLAARLIGPRMDLINDRIRLCATRYDLRLVDLYSAPSMADLRMWSPDRLHGSQLGHERFALAAAEAMRLDGADHSWAHPPQHSERFRAGSTLGELGWMVATVRPWLWRRVRGVSTGHGRAARRAELGPVTIDATP; from the coding sequence TTGACGATATTTCCCGCACCCGGACCCGACCGGCCGGCAGCGGCGCAGACCCGGTACGCACGGTTCGTCGCACTGGGCGACAGCCAGACCGAGGGGCTGTGGGACGGCGATGACGACAGTGGTCTGCGTGGGTGGGCCGATCGGTTCGCCGAACGTCTCGCTCAGGACAATCCCGGAATCCTCTACGCCAACCTCGCGGTGCGCGGGCGCCGGCTCGCCGAGATTCGCGACGAGCAGCTCGACGCCGCCCTCGCCATGCGTCCCGACGTGGTCGGATTCTGCGCCGGTATGAACGATGTCACCGCGCCGGGCGGCGATTTCGCCACCGCGCTCGACGTCATGGAGGAGCTGTACGCGAAACTGACCGCCTGCGGCGCAACGGTTGTCACGACGACCTTTCCCGACGCGCGCCGCATCGTGCCGCTGGCCGCGCGGTTGATCGGGCCGCGCATGGACTTGATCAACGACCGAATCCGATTGTGCGCCACCCGATACGACCTGCGGCTGGTGGATCTGTACAGCGCACCGTCGATGGCCGATCTGCGGATGTGGAGTCCGGATCGGCTGCACGGTTCACAACTGGGCCACGAACGATTCGCCCTGGCCGCCGCCGAGGCGATGCGCCTCGACGGCGCCGACCACAGCTGGGCGCATCCGCCGCAGCACAGCGAGCGTTTCCGCGCCGGATCGACGCTGGGCGAGCTCGGCTGGATGGTGGCGACGGTGCGGCCCTGGCTGTGGCGGCGCGTGCGCGGCGTCTCCACCGGCCACGGCCGGGCCGCGAGACGGGCCGAACTGGGGCCCGTCACCATCGACGCGACCCCGTAG
- a CDS encoding amidohydrolase: protein MPAADLVIRANVLTVDESRPTAAALAVAGGRIAAVGSTAEVDRWIGPDTTVADLGDACVMPGFVEAHGHPLMEAVVLSDRIVDIRPVTMRGAEEVVAAVGREITARGSEGAYLNGWDPLLQDGLPQPTLSWLDELAPDSPLVIIHNSGHLAYFNSATAQRFGLTRDTPDPKGARYGRDADGNLDGTAEETGAVFPLLGGVIDPEQYPAMLRAECARLNRAGLTTCSEMAFDPIFRPVLDVVHDDLTVRLRVYEISNPQLHTDAMPGSGDDLVRQAGIKIWVDGSPWIGNIDLTFPYLDTAATRTIGVAPGSCGHANYSRAQLSEIVGSYFPRGWQMACHVQGDAGVDTILDVYAEALQAHPRHDHRLRLEHVGAITDAQLRRARDLGVTCSIFVDQIHYWGDIIVDGLFGAEHGSRWMPTGSAVATGMRISLHNDPPVTPEEPLRNIAVAVTRSTPSGRVLAPEQCLTVEQAIRAQTLDAAWQLFSDDIIGSLEVGKYADLVVLSADPRTVAPADIAGLEVRATFLAGRQVHGHPLTAGNR from the coding sequence ATGCCCGCAGCCGACCTCGTCATTCGCGCGAATGTCCTGACCGTCGATGAATCCCGTCCCACGGCCGCGGCCCTGGCGGTGGCCGGCGGCCGCATCGCGGCGGTCGGTTCCACCGCGGAGGTGGACCGATGGATCGGACCCGACACGACGGTTGCCGACCTCGGCGACGCCTGCGTCATGCCCGGTTTCGTCGAAGCACACGGGCACCCGCTGATGGAGGCGGTCGTGCTCTCCGACCGGATCGTCGACATCCGGCCGGTGACGATGCGCGGTGCCGAGGAGGTCGTCGCCGCCGTCGGCCGCGAAATCACCGCGCGCGGATCCGAGGGCGCGTACCTCAATGGCTGGGATCCGCTGCTGCAGGACGGTCTCCCCCAGCCGACACTGTCCTGGCTCGACGAGCTCGCGCCGGATTCACCACTGGTCATCATTCACAACTCGGGCCATCTGGCCTACTTCAACAGCGCCACCGCGCAGCGCTTCGGCCTGACCCGAGACACCCCCGACCCGAAGGGTGCCCGCTACGGCCGCGACGCCGACGGCAACCTCGACGGCACCGCCGAGGAGACCGGGGCCGTCTTCCCCCTGCTGGGTGGAGTCATCGATCCCGAGCAGTACCCCGCGATGCTGCGCGCCGAATGCGCCCGGCTCAATCGGGCCGGGCTCACCACATGTTCGGAGATGGCCTTCGATCCGATATTCCGCCCTGTGCTCGACGTCGTCCACGACGACCTCACCGTGCGGTTGCGCGTCTACGAGATCTCCAACCCGCAGCTGCACACCGACGCGATGCCGGGTTCCGGCGACGATTTGGTGCGCCAGGCCGGGATCAAGATCTGGGTCGACGGATCACCGTGGATCGGCAACATCGACCTCACATTCCCCTATCTGGACACCGCGGCCACCCGCACCATCGGCGTGGCCCCCGGCTCGTGCGGGCATGCCAATTACAGCCGCGCGCAACTGTCGGAGATCGTGGGCTCGTACTTCCCGCGTGGCTGGCAAATGGCATGTCACGTACAGGGCGACGCGGGCGTCGACACCATTCTCGATGTGTATGCCGAAGCGCTCCAAGCCCATCCACGCCACGATCACCGACTGCGCCTCGAACATGTGGGTGCCATTACCGACGCGCAGTTGCGGCGGGCCCGTGACCTCGGCGTCACGTGCAGCATCTTCGTCGACCAGATCCATTACTGGGGCGACATCATCGTCGACGGACTGTTCGGCGCCGAGCACGGATCGCGCTGGATGCCGACGGGGTCGGCGGTGGCGACCGGTATGCGGATCTCCCTGCACAACGATCCGCCCGTCACGCCGGAAGAGCCACTGCGCAATATCGCGGTCGCGGTCACCCGGAGCACTCCCAGCGGCCGGGTCCTGGCTCCCGAGCAGTGCCTGACCGTGGAACAGGCCATCCGCGCGCAAACCCTCGATGCGGCCTGGCAGCTGTTCTCCGACGACATCATCGGCTCACTGGAAGTGGGCAAGTACGCCGATCTCGTTGTCCTGTCCGCCGATCCGCGCACCGTCGCGCCGGCCGATATCGCCGGCCTGGAGGTGCGCGCCACATTCCTGGCCGGGCGCCAGGTGCACGGTCACCCGCTGACCGCCGGGAACCGATGA
- a CDS encoding DivIVA domain-containing protein, with amino-acid sequence MHGDRSRDSYGGLTADDIRDVAFGKPALGRRGYAQDQVDSFLERIEQEFRRGTLTITSTDIRLIAFSKPSFGRRGYDEEEVDGFLDLIENEIRRREDR; translated from the coding sequence ATGCACGGGGATCGGTCGCGCGATTCCTACGGTGGGCTCACGGCCGACGACATTCGCGATGTCGCATTCGGCAAGCCCGCCCTCGGTCGCCGGGGTTACGCACAGGACCAGGTCGATTCCTTTCTCGAGCGGATCGAGCAGGAATTCCGACGAGGGACTCTCACGATCACGTCCACCGATATTCGTCTTATCGCATTCTCGAAGCCGTCCTTCGGCCGCCGCGGATACGACGAGGAGGAAGTCGATGGATTCCTCGATCTGATCGAGAACGAGATTCGCCGGCGCGAAGACCGATAA
- a CDS encoding UvrD-helicase domain-containing protein, producing MSDIGFEQRRHWVEQQLGEPAALTPAWRRFLSVPLMRKGWHVLVERENSRSDRFDAYAIGPGGVFALVLTDVVPTAAELRRIRWRAEETFANLVAGRKRYVPHMIEVMLLMEQAAHTPAEARYVAVDPTTVAARLFAEATLSAQTARQIAINVAERNTWFTLISADSAPAHENTPAEGLFASAELRENARARALKRPFSEWMTFLDPDQLDLVYRNYNGPARFSGPAGTGKTVAALHRMARLSKQGAGRQLFTSFVRTLPTYHESAFRRLAPYAGERVQFIGLHAWTRQLLDSRDIEFRMPSGDNAFYHAWRHARRHLEPIEPNPSYWKDELHRVLKGQGIDDLELYVKIDRVGRNRLRLDRSQRELVWNHLYVPYQATLRDLGVVDFNDVIDTAIDELRAAPLDDPYDLVVVDEVQDFTLMELKLVHQIAGGTSTSPLLLVGDGQQQVYPGGWRLSDAGIPIVGRGAVLRTNYRNRAAVHDYAKRVDATNIVDDLDGAPGFVLRDSDVVLPGGTAKAETFPRSRAEARLLAALTDSGFLHADVAVVTDTNRQADRIRAALRRTKIPTLSLAQYDGTQHDAVKVGTVHRAKGMDFAAVFHLTDAPTGPVDRLTGSKRDRAELAARQTMVALTRARDYIWIGLMRD from the coding sequence GTGTCCGATATCGGATTCGAACAACGTCGCCACTGGGTAGAGCAACAGCTCGGCGAACCGGCCGCATTGACACCGGCGTGGCGGCGCTTCCTCTCGGTGCCGCTGATGCGCAAGGGCTGGCATGTCCTCGTCGAACGCGAGAACAGCCGATCGGATCGATTCGACGCCTACGCCATCGGACCGGGCGGGGTCTTCGCTCTGGTCCTCACCGATGTGGTGCCCACCGCGGCCGAGCTGCGGCGGATCCGCTGGCGTGCGGAGGAGACGTTCGCGAACCTCGTCGCGGGCCGGAAGAGGTATGTGCCACATATGATCGAGGTGATGCTGCTGATGGAGCAGGCGGCGCACACCCCGGCCGAGGCCCGCTACGTCGCGGTCGACCCGACGACGGTCGCGGCGCGGCTGTTCGCCGAGGCGACACTGTCCGCGCAGACCGCACGGCAGATCGCGATCAACGTCGCCGAACGCAACACCTGGTTCACGCTGATCTCCGCCGACAGTGCCCCCGCGCACGAAAACACCCCCGCCGAAGGTCTTTTCGCCTCCGCGGAGCTGCGCGAGAACGCACGCGCCCGGGCCCTGAAGCGACCGTTCAGCGAATGGATGACCTTCCTCGATCCGGACCAGCTCGACCTGGTGTACCGGAACTACAACGGGCCCGCGAGATTCAGCGGTCCGGCGGGTACCGGCAAGACGGTCGCCGCGCTGCATCGCATGGCGCGGTTGTCCAAACAGGGCGCCGGACGGCAGTTGTTCACCAGCTTCGTGCGGACGTTGCCGACCTACCACGAATCCGCCTTCCGGCGGCTGGCGCCGTATGCGGGCGAACGCGTGCAGTTCATCGGGCTCCACGCGTGGACCAGGCAGTTGCTCGACAGTCGCGATATCGAATTCCGCATGCCCAGCGGCGACAACGCCTTCTACCACGCCTGGCGGCACGCCCGGCGGCATCTGGAACCGATCGAGCCCAATCCGAGCTACTGGAAGGACGAACTGCATCGAGTCCTGAAGGGGCAGGGGATCGACGATCTCGAGCTGTACGTCAAGATCGACCGGGTGGGCCGAAACCGGCTGCGGCTGGACCGATCTCAACGCGAACTGGTCTGGAACCACCTGTACGTGCCCTATCAGGCGACGTTGCGCGATCTCGGGGTGGTGGATTTCAACGATGTCATCGACACGGCGATCGACGAGCTGCGCGCCGCACCCCTCGACGATCCCTACGACCTGGTCGTGGTCGACGAGGTGCAGGACTTCACCCTCATGGAACTGAAACTGGTCCACCAGATCGCCGGTGGGACCTCGACATCGCCGTTACTGCTGGTGGGCGACGGCCAGCAGCAGGTGTATCCCGGCGGCTGGCGGCTGTCCGATGCCGGCATTCCGATCGTGGGCCGCGGCGCTGTCCTGCGCACCAACTATCGCAATCGCGCGGCCGTGCACGACTACGCCAAGCGAGTCGACGCCACCAATATCGTCGACGATCTCGACGGCGCCCCCGGTTTCGTCCTGCGCGACAGCGATGTCGTTTTGCCCGGCGGCACGGCGAAAGCCGAAACCTTCCCGCGATCGCGGGCCGAAGCCCGGCTGCTCGCGGCGCTCACCGACTCGGGCTTCCTACACGCGGATGTCGCGGTCGTCACCGATACCAACCGCCAGGCCGACCGTATCCGGGCGGCATTGCGGCGCACGAAGATTCCCACCCTCTCGCTCGCCCAATACGACGGAACCCAGCACGACGCGGTGAAGGTGGGCACCGTTCATCGCGCGAAGGGGATGGATTTCGCCGCGGTCTTCCACCTCACCGATGCGCCCACCGGGCCGGTCGATCGCCTCACCGGCAGTAAGCGCGACCGCGCGGAGCTGGCGGCACGCCAGACCATGGTGGCCCTGACCCGGGCCCGCGACTACATCTGGATCGGATTGATGCGGGATTGA
- a CDS encoding glycoside hydrolase family 19 protein — MDDQQAVSTSRIVAEAAAAGRPSPGATSPEAAAPADATICPTYGWTGWTVELSPPPGAHDAVKQLTELVQVVFQAMVDQLGVGDKATVPDVNELLRTTGLSDALDESLVSDAHSATVERIRNIKKGLISQHAVIAAGVATTAKVGTALNRDIWNEVGELRTALHAVGTGKLSARVEVGLLDRLRTSLREMWKKYDAVVGANKSNGDGMGPLTLADLKSLVPKTTSGRLREYLPYLNKAMREAGITNPKREAAFLAQVIHETDQLKTLTEYGDDDYFDSRYGPQTSVGRSLGNTRPGDGSRYPGRGALQITGRSNYREAGKALGIDLEGHPKQAADPEHAFDVAAWYWKSHHLNDDADKSDLDAITREINGGNTGANERRRYYDKAREILDAD; from the coding sequence ATGGACGACCAGCAGGCCGTATCCACATCGCGAATCGTCGCCGAAGCGGCGGCTGCCGGCCGGCCCAGCCCGGGAGCCACCTCCCCCGAGGCCGCGGCGCCCGCGGACGCCACCATCTGCCCTACCTACGGCTGGACCGGCTGGACGGTCGAACTCTCCCCGCCGCCCGGCGCCCACGACGCCGTGAAACAGCTGACGGAACTGGTCCAGGTGGTATTCCAGGCGATGGTCGACCAACTGGGCGTCGGTGACAAGGCCACCGTGCCCGATGTGAACGAGCTGTTGCGCACTACCGGGCTGTCCGACGCCCTCGACGAGTCCCTGGTTTCGGACGCGCACAGCGCCACCGTCGAGCGCATACGGAATATCAAGAAGGGCTTGATATCTCAGCACGCGGTCATCGCCGCCGGCGTGGCGACGACCGCGAAGGTGGGCACCGCACTCAACCGCGATATCTGGAACGAGGTCGGCGAACTGCGGACCGCTCTGCACGCGGTGGGCACCGGGAAACTGTCCGCGCGAGTCGAAGTGGGCCTGCTCGACCGGCTGCGCACCTCGCTGCGCGAGATGTGGAAGAAATACGACGCCGTCGTCGGCGCGAACAAATCCAACGGCGACGGGATGGGCCCGCTGACACTGGCCGACCTGAAGTCCCTGGTACCGAAAACGACTTCCGGCAGGTTGCGAGAGTATCTGCCGTACCTGAACAAGGCGATGCGGGAAGCGGGCATCACCAACCCGAAACGCGAAGCCGCGTTCCTGGCCCAGGTCATCCACGAAACCGACCAGCTGAAAACCCTCACCGAATACGGTGACGACGACTATTTCGACTCCCGGTACGGTCCGCAGACCTCCGTCGGCCGATCGCTCGGCAATACCCGTCCCGGAGACGGCTCCCGCTACCCCGGGCGCGGCGCCCTGCAGATCACCGGGCGCTCGAACTATCGGGAGGCCGGCAAGGCACTGGGCATCGATCTGGAGGGGCATCCGAAGCAGGCCGCCGATCCGGAGCATGCTTTCGATGTCGCGGCCTGGTACTGGAAATCGCATCATCTCAACGACGACGCCGACAAGTCCGACCTCGACGCGATCACTCGCGAGATCAACGGCGGCAACACCGGTGCGAACGAACGCCGCAGGTACTACGACAAGGCCCGCGAGATCCTCGACGCCGACTGA
- a CDS encoding dihydrofolate reductase family protein encodes MPRTVYYTATTLDGFIATADHSLDWLLTRDNDGDGPMGYDDFIAEIGALAMGASTYRWLLDNHPDMEWPYAMPAWVFTHRTFAPRTDGADVRFTHDPVPVVHAEMTAAAGGKNIWIVGGGDLAGQFADHGLLDQICVSIAPVTLGSGRPLLPRRVELTLTELARNGEFACARFDVVRPG; translated from the coding sequence ATGCCCCGCACCGTCTACTACACCGCCACCACTCTCGACGGGTTCATCGCGACCGCCGACCATTCGCTGGACTGGCTGCTCACCCGGGACAACGACGGCGATGGGCCGATGGGCTACGACGACTTCATCGCCGAGATCGGCGCCCTCGCCATGGGCGCGAGCACCTATCGGTGGCTGCTCGACAATCATCCGGATATGGAGTGGCCGTATGCGATGCCCGCGTGGGTGTTCACGCACCGCACCTTCGCACCGCGGACCGATGGCGCGGATGTCCGGTTCACCCACGACCCGGTTCCGGTCGTGCACGCGGAGATGACGGCCGCGGCCGGCGGCAAGAACATCTGGATCGTCGGCGGTGGTGATCTGGCCGGGCAGTTCGCCGACCACGGACTGCTCGACCAGATCTGTGTGTCGATCGCACCGGTCACCCTGGGCTCGGGACGGCCGCTACTGCCGCGCCGGGTCGAGCTGACCTTGACCGAACTGGCACGCAACGGTGAATTCGCCTGTGCTCGTTTCGATGTCGTGCGACCGGGCTGA